Below is a window of Planococcus rifietoensis DNA.
TTCGATGACCACTTCATCGCCCATTGCATCCACTAATGTGACCGGAAATTCCGCTTCCGCTACTTCCGACGGCGGTTCAGCCGGTGTTTCTACATCTTGATCTTCGACAGGTGCCGCCCCATCGCCGCATCCAGCTAGTACAATGGCGGCCATTCCTGCAGCCGTCCCGAATTTATATATGTTTTTCATCTTTATTCCTCCCAGTGTTTTCGTATTTCCCCTACCAAGCGCTCGCTCGGGTCATAAGCCATTCCGGCTGTGCAGCAAAGAGCGCCGCTTCGCCAGATCGTCTTATGCCTGTCGGGGGCCCACAGGATGTGGGTCAGCTAAGCGTTGCGACAGGATGTCGCGCATTTAGCTTAGCTTCCGCTTTTGGGCACTTCCGCTTTTCTTCTTGTCCAGTTGCAGCGGCCTGCCTCTCGGGTCGTAAGCTGACTGTCCTGTGCGGCAAAAAGCGCCGCTTCGGGCATCCGTCTTACGCCTGTCGAGGCATAACGGCCGCTTCCACTTTTCTTCTTGTCTAGTTCCAGCGCCCAGATTCTCGGGGTCATAAGCCATTCCGGCTGTGCGGCAAAGAGCGCCGCTTCGCCGGACTGTCTTATGCCCGTCGAATCTGCACGGGCGCTTGCACTTTTCTAATAAAAAAAGTCCCCTGCAGTGAAACTGCGGGGGACTAACAGGACGGTTCGCAAAAACAAGCGCGTCCGGCCTGTCCTCGCAAGCTTTCGGTTCGGTGTTCATGAAGGCAGGTCTCCTGGCTTGTGGTCATCGCTTGCTGCGCCTTCCCGGGATCTCCCAGTGGCCTTGCAGTTCGCTCTCACATACAGTGGCGGGACCGCGCCGGAATTGCACCGGCTTCCCTTTTAACTCATGTTCTTAGACATAAGCACCTTCATGATTGCTATTCAGTTGATTTGATGACTCCATTATACACCGAAAGCTCTAGTTGTCTTCTACATTTTTTCAGGCGCTTGGACGCCAACTGTCTTCAAAGCGTTTGCGAGTGTTGTCTTAACCCCTTCGATCAAGGCAAGACGCGCACGCGTCAATTCTTCATTGCTGGCATCCAATACTTTATTGGCGTTATAGAAACTATGGAAGTTTGATGCCAACTCGTGAATATACGTCGTGACGCGATGAGGCGCACGAAGTTTTGCAGCGTCCGCGATGACTTGCGGGAAATCGCCGATTTTCTTCAATACTTCGATTTCCTTTTCGTCCGTCAACAGATCCAAGTGCTCAGTGGAAGCGGTGAAGTTCTGCTCCGCTGCCTGGCGCAATATCGAGCAGATGCGCGCATGTGCGTACTGGGAATAATAAACTGGGTTTTCGTTGGACTGGGAAACGGCCAAATCCAAGTCGAAATCCATATGGGAATCGCCGGAGCGCATCGCAAAGAAATAACGGACTGCATCAAGACCGACCAAGTCGACCAGTTCGCGCATCGTCACGGCTTTACCGGTACGTTTACTCATTTTCATTTTCTCGCCATCTTTATACAATTGCACCATTTGGATAATGCTTACTTCGAGCGTATCGCGGTCGTAGCCAAGCGCTTCGATTGCCGCTTTCATACGTGGGATGTAGCCATGGTGGTCAGCTCCCCAAATATTGATGAGCTTGTCGAAGCCGCGCTGGATTTTGTCTTCGTGGTAAGCGATATCCGGCGTCAAATAGGTGTAGGTGCCATCGTTTTTGATAAGCACACGGTCTTTGTCATCACCGAATGTTGTCGAGCGGAACCAAGTGGCGCCGTCTTCTTCGTAAATATGGCCATTGTCGCGCAGTTTTTTCAATGCGGCGTCGATCTTGCCGTTTTCGTAAAGGGAAGTTTCCGAATACCACACATCGAAATCGACGCGGAAATCCGCCAAGTCTTTCTGCAATTTCGCAAGCTCCACTTTCAAGCCGTGTTCACGGAATGCTTTATAGCGTTCTTGTTCAGTCATATGAAGGAATTTATCGCCGTGCTCTTCAACGAGTGCCGCAGCGATATCGATAATGTCCTGTCCACGGTAGCCGTCTTCAGGCATGCTTTCACCTTTGCCAAGCGCTTCGAAATAACGTCCTTCGATGGATAGCGCCAAATTATTGATCTGGTTTCCAGCATCGTTGATGTAATATTCACGGGACACGTCATAGCCGGCAAGGTCCAGAATATTGCACATGGAATCGCCGACAGAAGAGCCGCGTGCGTGTCCCAAGTGAAGATCGCCTGTCGGGTTCGCAGAGACGAACTCGACTTGTACGCGCTGGCTGTTGCCAGCGTTCGAGCGGCCATATTCCACGCCTTGCTCGAGTACAGTTTTAATGACATCGTTCAAATAATCTTTTTTGATGACGATGTTGATGAAGCCAGGGCCTGCGATTTCGACTTTTTCGATATTCGCTGACTGTGTATCCAAATTTTCCACAATGGCTTCTGCGATTGCGCGCGGCGGCTTTTTCGCAAGACGCGTCAATTGCATGGCCACGTTGGTTGCGTAATCACCGTTCGCTTTATCTCTCGGCGATTCCAATTGGACCTGAACCGGTTCTTCCGTAAGCCCCGCTTTTTGGACCGCTTCGGCGATCGCCTGTTTAATGTTTTGCTGTACTTGTTCTACTGCGTTCATTTGGTTCCCTCCGTAAACTGTATTTCCATTTCGTATTCGCCGGCAAAATCGTTTCCAAGCGCTAAATCATAGCGCACTTTGAAACGGCTTTCCGTCATGATGAGTTCATGTGCTTTGGTCGTGAGCATGAACGATTCTTCGCCGTGGCGCAAATTGCCGGTCTGTTCCTTATCCAATAGAAACGGCAGGCGCATCTGCAAACCTCCGCTGCGCATCACGACGGCATCTGTTTCACCGAGTTTGACCGTTGTCCGGATATCGAGATCATCTTGCCGCTCATCGTATTGCAGATAGCGGCGTCCGTTTTTCTCGGTCAGAACGCCTTCTGAACGCAGTTCCATCACTTGATCTTCAGCACCCGGCTGGCGGATGATCGTCGTCAATTTGATTTTCACCGATTTCTTCATGTGCATCCGCCTTTCCGATAAATAATAACCTTTTCATTATAGCCCGATTGACGCCGTTTTTTCAATCTAATCCGAGCCAGCTCCTTCGATGCTTCTATAAATGACAAAGGGCTCTCCATTGCCGTAATTTAGTTTTAGGCAAAAACAAAACCGGCCTCTTAAACCACAGGCCGGCTTTGCTTTCATTTTTGAAACTCGATGGGCGCTTCCGCTTTTCTTATTGTCTAGCTGCAGCGCCTAGCTCCTCGGGTCGTAAGCCGACTGCCCTGTGCGGCAAAGAGCGCCGCTTCGGTCATTCGTCTTACGCCTGTCGGAGCTGAACAGGCGCTTTCGCTTTCCTTATTTAACCCACCCTAGGATCATTTCGCGGATGAGTTTACTTGCGGTGTTCGCTGTTTGATCGGAATGATCGTAAACTGGCGCGAGTTCGACGAGGTCAAAGCCGACGACATTGACGCCTGATGCTGCGATGGCATGGATGGAGGCAAGCAGTTCGCGCGACGTGATGCCGCCAGCGTCGACCGTTCCCGTTCCAGGAGCGTGCGCTGGGTCGAGCACGTCCATGTCGATCGTGATATAGACCGGACGGCCGTCGAGTGTCGGCAGTACTTGTTTCAACGGCTCGAGCACTTCGAATTTATACAAATGCATGCCTTGCTCTTTCGCCCATTCGAATTCTTCTTTCATTCCTGAACGGATGCCGAACGAGTAGACGTTTTTCGGGCCGATGTGATCGGCAATTTTGCGGATCGGCGTTGAATGTGAGTATTCTTCGCCTTCGTAGTTTTCACGGAGATCGGTATGCGCATCGAAATGGATGATGGCAAGGTCGTCGTATTGGCTCGCGACCGCTTTCATCACCGGCAGTGACACCAAATGCTCGCCGCCCATGCCCATTGGGATTTTCCCGTCAGCCAATAGCGTGTGTACATAGGTCTCGATTTCGAGAAGGGATTTTTCCGGATTGCCGAATGGCAACGGGATATCTCCGGCATCGAAGAATTTCACATCTTCAAGCTCGCGGTCCAGGTACGGGCTGTATTCTTCCAGCCCGATCGACACTTCGCGGATTTTATTCGGGCCAAAACGCGATCCCGGGCGGTAGCTGACGGTCCAGTCCATCGGCATGCCGTAAAGGACTGCTTTCGACTCTTCGTAATTCGGATGGCTTTTGATGAATACTTTTCCTGAATAAGTTTCGTCAAAACGCATCTTATTCACCCGTCAAATCTTTCACGAATTTCGGCAAAACGAATGCCGCGTTGTGCAATTCCGGCGTGTAATATTTTGTTTCAATATCGTGGAAACGCTCAGCTGGAACTTCCAACGGGTTGTATTTTTTCGAACCGATCGTGAACGACCACAGACCGCTCGGATATGTCGGGATGTTCGCGAGGTATAGTTTCGTGATCGGGAAAATCTCTCTGACATCGCTTTGCACTTGTTTGATCAAGTCTGGCGTGAACCATGGGTTATCCGATTGTGCCACGAAGATGCCGTCTTCTTTCAAGGCCTTCGAGATGCCAGCATAGAAACCTTTTGAGAATAAGTTCACTGCCGGCCCGACCGGTTCAGTAGAATCGACCATGATGACGTCGAATTCGTTTTCCGATTCCGCGATGTGCATGAAGCCGTCGCCGACGATCACTTCAACGCGCGCATCTTCCAAACCGGATGCAATCGATGGCAAGAATTTTTTCGAGTACTCGATGACTTTGCCGTCGATATCGACAAGTGTCGCTTTCTTGACAGAAGGGTGTTTCAGGATTTCACGGATAACGCCTCCGTCTCCTCCGCCGACAACCAATACGTTCTCCGGGTTCGGGTGCGTGAACAACGGGACGTGCGCCACCATTTCGTGGTAGACGAACTCGTCTTTTTCAGAAGTCATGACCATGCCGTCCAAGAACAGCATATTGCCCCATTCGGCTGTTTCAGCCATTTCTAAATATTGGAAATCCGTTTGTTCTGTATGAAGCGTTTTATTGATTTTCATTGTGATGCCGAAGTTTTCGGTTTGTTTTTCGGTATACCAGAATCCTGCCATGTATAATCAAACTCCTTTATTTATCAGATTGAAATCACTTTACAAAGTATAAGTGTTTTCCGCAAAAGTGCAATACTCTTTTCCGCCACTTTTCTTTACCCGATTTGGCGTGGACTATGCATGGCGAATGCGGACGAGACCCCTCGGTAAGACTTAACAGGGATTCTGTTTTCATGCATGCAAAAAGGCTTTCTGCAAAGGGAATCGATTCCCTGCACAGAAAACCTTTTTGGCCTGATGGGCGCGGAGAAAGTGACATGAGGCATTGGGCTTGGGTTTGTCGCAATGGCTCATAGCACTTGCCCGCTATCAGGTGTCCTAGCTTTCTAGTTGAAAAGCTGTACTCTCAGTTTACTTTTTTTTCGGCTCAACTTCAACTGCCGGAAGAACTGAATTTCATCTTTCACATTTCGTTCAATAATCCAGCCTTATTGTGACAAATCATTGTGCAATTGTTCTAAGCTGCGCTCCCACATTTCAGGGTTGTGGGTCTTCAAATACTCGGCGAGCACTTTTTTCGATGGCGCGTCCATATGGTCGACGATGATTTTCCGCTTCATCGACTTATCCATCAAATTGACGTGGTCCGCCAAGATTTTGTAGCCACGCCGCTTCTCGCGGTTGACGACCATTTCACATGCCGTGACGCCGGCATAATAAGGGCCTGCTGGATTGAAATCGATCGTGATCCATACGAGCCAATAATCTTTTCCGCCTGCGGAATCTTCGCGGTTGGTCGTAAATTTGATGCCGCGTTCCGTCTGGCTTCTCGCGTGCATCGCGCCGATATCAAGCACCGCGTCTTGTTCTTCGACGTCGATGATGAGCGGCGAAACGTTCTCAAGCGATAAGGAACCGATGCCGTAGCCTTTATGCCCGTCTGTCGGATCGTCTTTTATAATGGTGAATCCCAATTTCTTTTTAGGCTTTTCTTCATTTGCCATTTGTACAATTCCTCCATTCTGATATGATAATGCTAACATCCAATGAAAAGGAGCTGCATCCATTATGCCATACGTAACTGTAAAAATGCTCGAAGGCCGCACAGACGAACAAAAACGCGCACTCGTCGAAAAGGTCACTGCCGCTGTATCTGAAACAATCGATGCCCCGCCAGAGAAGGTTTTTGTGTTCCTCGAAGATTTGAAGAAAAGCGAATATGCGGTCAACGGCAAGCTGTTGAACGACGAGTAGACAAAAACTCCCCGAGGGGAGTTTTTTTTTTATGCGAAAATGAATGGGCTCATCTCACTGCACCTTCCGCTGTTCGACTGCGCTTCAGGGACTGCTTGAGGCTCGCAGGAAGCGAGTCATGCAGCTGATGCGACAAGACGTCGCGTTTTCAGCTGCCCGGGAATGGGGCGGGTGTTGAGCCAAGGCGGAAGAGCACCGCCTTTGTCTCGCCAGCCCGCGCGGTCCCCCAGGCGTCGGCCTCCCTTTCGCTCCGTCTCTAGTTTGAGGGATGAATAGAAATTTCATCACCATCTCAGCTACTTATGCTGAATACAAAAACAGTATAATCGACTATAGTATTGCGTGCGGTTTTACGAAAGTTTCAATTGTTCGAGTTCGTCTAGAAAGCGGTAAGCTTCTTCGATTTCAGCTTCGGTGAAGTTGAGTTTGCCTTTGACGCTATGTAGTTTGGCAATTTGTTCGCTGCGCTCCAGATGGCCGAAGTATAAAAGCGTCGAGGCTAGTTCCAGGAAACGCGCGCTTTTGGCATTGAGCAAAGCGGCCGCCTCGGGATTTTTCGGAATTGAAGCGCCGACGGCATTGCGGAATTCCATGCCTTCGTCCGTTACAGCGTATTTATATTGCACATAGGAACCTTTGTCTTCAAGCGCTTCCGATAAAAAGCCCATATCGCATAATTCTTCGATCCGCGCCGTCAATTCTTCTGAGTACGGCCCATAAATGTGGAACTCGTATTTCTCCTTGAACGGGACATTGAGCTTTTTCATGATATAGATCATTTTCTGCAGTTTCTTTCGGCCGGTTACTCCTTCGGCCGTCGCGATAAAATCGACGATTCTTGCATGTTCTTGGAGCAACTAAATCCCTCCTTCTCTGAGCATCTCCAGGATTTGCTGCTTGATGGCTTTTTTCTTGCCGTCGATGAGCAGTTCCGCTGGAAAATACAATTTATAATCGGTTCGGCGTTTACCGGAAATGGCATCGACAATCTGCGACAGCCTTGAGAGTTCCTTAATATCGCCGTTTGGCATCAATAATTGGATCGGCAGGCGTTCTTCCTCTTCCCCCGGCCGGTAGAAATCATAAGGCAAATCGGAAGTCGAATCATCGATCAAATAATACTCAGGATCGATGCCCGCTTTCTTGAACAAAGCCGAAAGCTCACCGAGTTTTTTATAATCCGTCCCGGGATCGAAATCGACATATTGGAACAAACGGCGATTGACGAAACGGTCGCACAGGTCGGCGAGGATCGGGTCGCGCTCGTTTATCCACAACTGGAAATAAGTCATCAAGACACCTTCATCCAGTGCCAAATAATCGGCAAGCGAGAAGCTGCGGTCGAAAAAGGCGAGAAAATGGGTCGGCGGCTGCTGGAATTCGTAGCCGCTTTCGCTCAATTCTTTGGCTCGCTGCAAAATCTTCCGCAAAATGACTTCTGCGCTCCTTGCGACGGGGTGGAAATACACTTGCCAGTACATTTGGTAGCGGCTCATGATATAGTCCTCAACCGCGTGCATGCCGCTCGACTTGATGACGACTTGATCATCAAGCGGCCGCATGACGCGCAAGATGCGCTCCATATCGAAATGGCCGTAGGAAACGCCTGTGTAATAGGCATCGCGCTGCAAATAATCCATCCGGTCGGCATCGATCTGGCTAGAAATAAGCGAGACCACTTGTTTATTGGAATAGGTTTTGGCGATGACTTCCGCTACATGTCCAGGAAAATCAGGCGAGACTTTTTTCAAGATGCCGTTCACTTCCGTATCCCCTGTCAAAATCGCACGCGTGAATTCCTCGTGGTCGACATTGAATACTTTCTCAAATGAATGTGAAAACGGGCCGTGCCCAAGGTCGTGAAGGAGCGCTGCGCACAATACGGTCAAACGCTCGCTTTCATCCCATTCAGGGCGGCCGTGGAACACATCATCCGAGATGCGCCGGACGATTTCATAGACGCCAAGCGAATGGTTGAAGCGGCTGTGCTCCGCGCCGTGGAAGACGAGGTAGGATGTCCCGAGTTGTTTGATGCGGCGCAGGCGCTGGAACTCTTTCGAATTGACGAGGTCCCAAATCACTTGGTCGCGTACGTGGATATACCGGTGAACCGGATCTTTGAACACTTTTTCTTCAGCTAGTTTCTGTGTCGCGTAGCTCACGGGCACTCCTCCTCGAATCGTACTGGTTATTTTACACGAAACGAACGCTCATTCAAGCGTCCGTTCGAGCATTTTTTCATTGCGTTCAAGTACCCGCTTCAAATAAAACGAATACAATTCAAATTCTGCTTCCTGAAGCGGTATCGGCGACGGCGAGCCGAGCAGCGCATGCAAATCGAGCACGACTTCAGGAACGGTGATGTCGCGGCCGAGCAGTTCGCTGAGCGACGCCATCACTTGTGGCTGGATCTCCGGGTAGCTGAACTTGGTCTCTTCCCCTTGTTTGCCCGCTTCGTAAAACTCGCGGATCACTTCCGCCCGTCCCGCGCCGCTTCCTTCGATACACAAATACACTTGCACGGCGATGCCGCGGCGGATGCGTCGCTGGGAGATGCCGGCGAATTTCTTTCCGCCGATGCTCAAGTCGTAACTGCCCGGGCAATACGAACCGACGATTTCGTAGGCATCGATGTCCGCTTCCGGAAACAAGGCTTCGACGAGTTCAACCATCATATCGTAGCCTTGAGGGATGTCGATGGCGCCTTCTTTTTCCGACAGGACGATGGAGATGTTCAACACGCCAGAATCCAGGACAACCGCCAGGCCGCCGGAATTGCGGACGATTGCCTGGTAGCCATTGTCTTCTAGAACTGCCATCGCTTGATCGATATGAGGCAAGCGGTGGTCCTGGATGCCAAGCACGACGGTGTCATCGTGCACCCAAGTCCTGACCGTTGGCGGGCTTTTCTGCGAGCCGACCAATTCACATAGCGTGTCATCCGCCGCGAATGATTCGAGCGCCGAACGTTTACGCGCGCTCAAGGATTGGTCCCAAAAGCGCCAGTTTTTCTCTTCCATAAATAAAGCCATGCTGTCATTCTCCTCTTTTTGAGTTCACTGTTTTCAGTTTACCCTTTTCCGTGCAGGCTGAAAAGGCGCTGTGCCCATGGCAAATTGGTGACAGGCCGCATTCGGATAGGAACTTATATCTTTCATATGATAAACTGTGGAAGAGAGATTCACATAAAAGGAGTGTTCTACTGATGAATGAAGCAGCAATCACATTAGACGGCTGGTACGTGCTCCACGATTTCCGTTCAATGGACTGGGTCGCGTGGAAAATGCTCGACGACGAAGAGCGCCAATTCGCGATCGACGAGTTCAATATGTTCATGGAAAAAGTTAACCAAGCTGACGAAAACAAAACCGGTGCCCACGCCCTTTATTCCATCATTGGCCAAAAAGCCGACCTCATGCTCATGCTTTTGCGTGAAACGATGGATGAATTGCGCGAGCTCGAAACCGAATACAATAAATTAACGTTGATCGCCTACACAGTGCCGACGTACTCTTACGTTTCTGTGGTCGAGTTGTCAAACTACCTGTCAGGCGAAAGCAACGAAGACCCTTACCAAAATCCGCATGTCCGTTCGCGCCTGTACCCAGAGCTTCAACGCTCCCAGTACATTTGCTTCTATCCAATGGATAAGCGCCGCGAAGGCAATGACAATTGGTACATGCTGCCGATGCAGGAGCGCAAAGATTTGATGCTGTCACACGGCAAAATCGGCCGCAGCTACGCAGGCAAAGTCAAACAGATCATTTCCGGTTCTGTCGGATTCGATGATTACGAATGGGGCGTCACCTTGTTTGCAGAAGACGTTCTCCAATTCAAGAAGCTTGTCTACGAAATGCGTTTCGATGAAGTATCCGCCCGCTACGGCGAATTCGGTTCATTCTACGTCGGCACGATTCTCGACAAAGAAAAGACCATAAAATTCCTAGAAGTATAAATATCTCCAAAGCGCCGCATCCTTTCATCAGGATGCGGCGTTTTTTGGCATCACACGTCTCGTGTTTGAGTGGACTTTCGATTTTCCGCCATAATCTCCCTATCGACGCCTTCCATTTATTGGGTATACTAAAAGAAAAACGAGGTGTTTGTATGTTCGTGATGCGCCAGACACATTATGCCAAATGGGCTCTCGCTTTCTTGCTTCTCGTATTGATCAGCAATTTTTTAGTCTACCGCTCCCCTTTCTCGTCCGATGTGATACCGGACGAGAGCTTTTGGCTCGTTGCCGGCTCTTTGGTTGATTTTGCAATTGTCGTTCCTTTATTGGTGCTCCTGTCTTTCCGCATAAATGCCAAACAACTGCTCGCAGTCATAGCTGCCGGGTTGATTGCCGCACGCTTCATCATTCCTGCGCTGTATTTTGAACCCTTCGCCTCCTTATTCTACATAGGCGTCGCAATCGAAATTTTCGTATTGTTAGCAGAACTGGCCTTGCTCGGCCTATTGCTCATGCACACCCCGAAAATCCGGCGTTTCATGAGCCAACAACACGGCAGCCCACTTTTCACTTTGTTTCCTGCCGTGCATGAGAACGTCAAGCCAAATCCGCTCATCCATATCGTGCTGTCTGAAGCGCTCGCGTTTTACTATGCCTTTTTTACGTGGAAAAAACAGCCTCCAAGCGATTCGACAACCATTACCCTCCATAAAAATACCAGCCTCATCGCATTTAATATCATGCTTATCCATGCCATCGTTATCGAGACCATCGGCATTCATTGGTGGCTTCACGACAAATCCGCTGTACTCTCTATCGTCCTGCTCGTCTTGAATGTTTATAGCGTCATTTATTTCATTGGCGATATCCAAGCCACCCGATTGAACCCCTTGACCATTTGCGACGGGAACTTGAATGTGTCACTAGGGTTGAACAAGCGAATCAGCGCACCGCTCGACTCGATTCGAGCGGTGCGTTGGGTCGCAAAACCAGAGGCCGATGCACTGTCTTTCGTCGCCAAAGATTTTGAAGAACCGGAACCTCAAGTCGTAATCGATTTCCATACGCCCCAGCAGGCAGTGTTGTTTTTTGGAAAAACACAGCCCGTCTCACAAATCGCATTAAAAGTGGACGATCCCGCAAAACTGAAGGACTTACTGGATTCAGTGAAATAAAAGAAAAAAAGTTGCCCGCACATACAGGCAACTTTTTCATGTATTTCATTAAAGGCTTCGTTATGCTTCCGTTAAGCTCTTGTTCCCGTTGTCTGTAGATGGTTTAACCTTCTTCACAGAGGGCACCGTCAATATGACGCGGCCGAATGGCAATTTCTGGACAAGCATGATGATTCCGACGGTAATGGCCATGACCACTACGTACCATACCGGAAATAAGGAAAGTGTCCATACGCCTTCCGGTAAATTGCGCTGCAGCATATTGATGACGAACGGATGGATCAAATAAACCCCCATCGACATCGCGCCAAGCCTGGAGGCAAGCGTATGAAGCAATGGATTTCGTGCAACTTTCTCGGAAATGGCCATGATGAACAAAATGAGGATCGGCAAATTGATGATATTGGAAACACGATTGGATCCTATGTAACGTCCCCATTCATATTCAACGGCCGCGAAATAGAGGATCAGCAACACCCCAACGAATAACCCGACTCGCCATTTATACGCCCATTGTTTCGCAGCTTCCCAGTTGTAAGCAAGAAAACCGCCGAAGATGAAGAAGAAAATCCATTTCGGCAAAAAGGCGCGCTGCTCCATAATCATCCCAAGCAGGCCATCAAATTGCGACGGGTCCATAAACTTCATCGCATAAACGTGAACGATAGCCGATGCAGCCAGTGCAATGATCCAAGCCGCCTTGCCTTTGATCAATTGCAGCAAAGGGAAGATCAAATAAAATTGCAACACGATGGAAATGAAATAAAGATGGGAATACGTCTCCCCAAACGCCACTTCGAATAAAAACCGCTTGATTCCCGCATCCAGTGGGTTAGCCCCAAAAACCATCCACAAATAAAACAAGTAGAAGGCCGTCCAGAACAAGAAAGGAATGACGATTTTCTGCAAACGCGACGTGAAGAAGCGCTGAAAGAAAAACCCTTTGTTTTTTACTTGCAAAAATAACAGCAGCCCGCTGACGATGGCAAAAATCGGCGTCCCAAATCGGCTCGCCTGATTGAGGAATAAAATGACATCCTCCCATTCACCCCGCTGGACATAATATAACGCTGATACATGGACGAGCACGACCATTAGGCAGCCGATTGCGC
It encodes the following:
- the speB gene encoding agmatinase, which gives rise to MRFDETYSGKVFIKSHPNYEESKAVLYGMPMDWTVSYRPGSRFGPNKIREVSIGLEEYSPYLDRELEDVKFFDAGDIPLPFGNPEKSLLEIETYVHTLLADGKIPMGMGGEHLVSLPVMKAVASQYDDLAIIHFDAHTDLRENYEGEEYSHSTPIRKIADHIGPKNVYSFGIRSGMKEEFEWAKEQGMHLYKFEVLEPLKQVLPTLDGRPVYITIDMDVLDPAHAPGTGTVDAGGITSRELLASIHAIAASGVNVVGFDLVELAPVYDHSDQTANTASKLIREMILGWVK
- the hemQ gene encoding hydrogen peroxide-dependent heme synthase; protein product: MNEAAITLDGWYVLHDFRSMDWVAWKMLDDEERQFAIDEFNMFMEKVNQADENKTGAHALYSIIGQKADLMLMLLRETMDELRELETEYNKLTLIAYTVPTYSYVSVVELSNYLSGESNEDPYQNPHVRSRLYPELQRSQYICFYPMDKRREGNDNWYMLPMQERKDLMLSHGKIGRSYAGKVKQIISGSVGFDDYEWGVTLFAEDVLQFKKLVYEMRFDEVSARYGEFGSFYVGTILDKEKTIKFLEV
- a CDS encoding 2-hydroxymuconate tautomerase gives rise to the protein MPYVTVKMLEGRTDEQKRALVEKVTAAVSETIDAPPEKVFVFLEDLKKSEYAVNGKLLNDE
- a CDS encoding DUF1934 domain-containing protein, which codes for MKKSVKIKLTTIIRQPGAEDQVMELRSEGVLTEKNGRRYLQYDERQDDLDIRTTVKLGETDAVVMRSGGLQMRLPFLLDKEQTGNLRHGEESFMLTTKAHELIMTESRFKVRYDLALGNDFAGEYEMEIQFTEGTK
- the speE gene encoding spermidine synthase encodes the protein MAGFWYTEKQTENFGITMKINKTLHTEQTDFQYLEMAETAEWGNMLFLDGMVMTSEKDEFVYHEMVAHVPLFTHPNPENVLVVGGGDGGVIREILKHPSVKKATLVDIDGKVIEYSKKFLPSIASGLEDARVEVIVGDGFMHIAESENEFDVIMVDSTEPVGPAVNLFSKGFYAGISKALKEDGIFVAQSDNPWFTPDLIKQVQSDVREIFPITKLYLANIPTYPSGLWSFTIGSKKYNPLEVPAERFHDIETKYYTPELHNAAFVLPKFVKDLTGE
- a CDS encoding lipoate--protein ligase family protein — protein: MALFMEEKNWRFWDQSLSARKRSALESFAADDTLCELVGSQKSPPTVRTWVHDDTVVLGIQDHRLPHIDQAMAVLEDNGYQAIVRNSGGLAVVLDSGVLNISIVLSEKEGAIDIPQGYDMMVELVEALFPEADIDAYEIVGSYCPGSYDLSIGGKKFAGISQRRIRRGIAVQVYLCIEGSGAGRAEVIREFYEAGKQGEETKFSYPEIQPQVMASLSELLGRDITVPEVVLDLHALLGSPSPIPLQEAEFELYSFYLKRVLERNEKMLERTLE
- the argS gene encoding arginine--tRNA ligase codes for the protein MNAVEQVQQNIKQAIAEAVQKAGLTEEPVQVQLESPRDKANGDYATNVAMQLTRLAKKPPRAIAEAIVENLDTQSANIEKVEIAGPGFINIVIKKDYLNDVIKTVLEQGVEYGRSNAGNSQRVQVEFVSANPTGDLHLGHARGSSVGDSMCNILDLAGYDVSREYYINDAGNQINNLALSIEGRYFEALGKGESMPEDGYRGQDIIDIAAALVEEHGDKFLHMTEQERYKAFREHGLKVELAKLQKDLADFRVDFDVWYSETSLYENGKIDAALKKLRDNGHIYEEDGATWFRSTTFGDDKDRVLIKNDGTYTYLTPDIAYHEDKIQRGFDKLINIWGADHHGYIPRMKAAIEALGYDRDTLEVSIIQMVQLYKDGEKMKMSKRTGKAVTMRELVDLVGLDAVRYFFAMRSGDSHMDFDLDLAVSQSNENPVYYSQYAHARICSILRQAAEQNFTASTEHLDLLTDEKEIEVLKKIGDFPQVIADAAKLRAPHRVTTYIHELASNFHSFYNANKVLDASNEELTRARLALIEGVKTTLANALKTVGVQAPEKM
- a CDS encoding HD domain-containing protein, giving the protein MSYATQKLAEEKVFKDPVHRYIHVRDQVIWDLVNSKEFQRLRRIKQLGTSYLVFHGAEHSRFNHSLGVYEIVRRISDDVFHGRPEWDESERLTVLCAALLHDLGHGPFSHSFEKVFNVDHEEFTRAILTGDTEVNGILKKVSPDFPGHVAEVIAKTYSNKQVVSLISSQIDADRMDYLQRDAYYTGVSYGHFDMERILRVMRPLDDQVVIKSSGMHAVEDYIMSRYQMYWQVYFHPVARSAEVILRKILQRAKELSESGYEFQQPPTHFLAFFDRSFSLADYLALDEGVLMTYFQLWINERDPILADLCDRFVNRRLFQYVDFDPGTDYKKLGELSALFKKAGIDPEYYLIDDSTSDLPYDFYRPGEEEERLPIQLLMPNGDIKELSRLSQIVDAISGKRRTDYKLYFPAELLIDGKKKAIKQQILEMLREGGI
- a CDS encoding YwhD family protein; this translates as MANEEKPKKKLGFTIIKDDPTDGHKGYGIGSLSLENVSPLIIDVEEQDAVLDIGAMHARSQTERGIKFTTNREDSAGGKDYWLVWITIDFNPAGPYYAGVTACEMVVNREKRRGYKILADHVNLMDKSMKRKIIVDHMDAPSKKVLAEYLKTHNPEMWERSLEQLHNDLSQ
- a CDS encoding YwgA family protein, with amino-acid sequence MLQEHARIVDFIATAEGVTGRKKLQKMIYIMKKLNVPFKEKYEFHIYGPYSEELTARIEELCDMGFLSEALEDKGSYVQYKYAVTDEGMEFRNAVGASIPKNPEAAALLNAKSARFLELASTLLYFGHLERSEQIAKLHSVKGKLNFTEAEIEEAYRFLDELEQLKLS